A single window of Pontibacillus chungwhensis DNA harbors:
- a CDS encoding PadR family transcriptional regulator, which yields MYELFVLGELMDKPMHGYVLQHVLDKVVGPNRKISWGILYPLIQKLSNQGFIEQTVQDDGGRGRPKKILSLTESGRKRFYELIEEPLPYDQTTDDLFDIKLSNFHHISGQVQVGILEQYKDYLHHLQIHYQDNEDRVNVEPDISPKERGSIHKVLDRRKNNVQIQLNWIKQQLDIIKGGYQNE from the coding sequence ATGTACGAACTATTTGTTTTAGGAGAACTAATGGATAAGCCGATGCACGGCTATGTCCTACAACATGTATTAGATAAAGTTGTCGGGCCAAACAGGAAGATCAGTTGGGGAATTCTCTATCCACTCATACAGAAGCTGAGTAATCAAGGGTTCATAGAACAGACAGTCCAAGATGACGGAGGTAGAGGTCGCCCGAAAAAAATCCTTAGTCTAACAGAATCTGGCCGCAAACGGTTCTACGAATTGATAGAAGAACCGCTCCCCTACGACCAAACGACTGATGACTTATTTGATATCAAATTAAGCAATTTCCATCATATTTCTGGACAAGTTCAAGTCGGTATTCTAGAACAATACAAGGATTACTTGCATCATTTACAAATTCACTATCAAGATAATGAAGATCGTGTGAATGTTGAACCAGATATCTCTCCAAAAGAAAGAGGGAGCATCCATAAAGTATTGGATCGAAGAAAAAACAACGTACAGATTCAACTAAACTGGATAAAACAACAATTGGACATCATTAAAGGAGGTTATCAAAATGAATGA
- a CDS encoding MFS transporter, producing the protein MNETQASLSPKRWFALAAVCFGLFMALLDVTIVNVALPTIQEEFETGFSDLEWVLNAYTLIFAVALITVARLGDLFGRKKFFMIGLIVFSIGSLLCALAPSILFLNISRGIQGLGASAMMSLSMAIISTTFFGKERGIAFGVWGSVSGLATAIGPLVGGVLVEKINWESIFYINIPIGIIALFMAFFYIKETKDEETAKTIDFWGLLLITSAVFCLVYGLIEVNQPDLGWSSPEILALLAGSLISFIVFILVELRLKVPMVNPRIFKNLSYSGACIAAFSLSAGVYALFFYLTLLLQNYYGYTALETGIRFITISGFALFLGPISGMLTNKVGTKPLISGALAILSIAVFMMTVVSSESETWAALIPAFLMAGIGNGIVNPPISTTAVDTVPNRIVGMASGVNNVSRQIGIAFGTAFLGAILSNQYVNKIETNINALSEIPEEAKQDIIDGVSSAGPIAGSQGLQGAGSEAYQNMPGFSKIQTIAETAFVNSLDQVFITSGVILALGAILSFVFIRRKDFSHNEE; encoded by the coding sequence ATGAATGAAACACAAGCTTCACTCTCCCCAAAAAGATGGTTCGCTTTGGCAGCCGTTTGCTTCGGGCTATTTATGGCATTGCTCGATGTCACAATTGTCAACGTAGCGTTACCAACCATACAAGAAGAGTTCGAGACCGGGTTCAGTGATCTAGAGTGGGTATTAAACGCATACACCTTAATCTTTGCTGTAGCATTGATTACCGTTGCCCGATTAGGCGACCTTTTCGGCCGTAAAAAGTTTTTTATGATTGGATTAATCGTATTTAGTATTGGCTCACTACTTTGCGCGCTAGCACCAAGTATCTTATTTTTGAATATTTCAAGAGGAATTCAGGGACTCGGGGCTTCAGCTATGATGTCCTTATCTATGGCCATTATCTCCACTACCTTCTTTGGGAAAGAACGTGGCATTGCCTTTGGTGTATGGGGGAGTGTTAGTGGACTCGCTACTGCAATTGGCCCGTTAGTTGGTGGAGTACTAGTAGAAAAGATCAATTGGGAATCTATCTTTTACATAAATATTCCCATTGGAATTATTGCTCTTTTCATGGCATTCTTCTATATAAAAGAAACTAAAGACGAAGAAACAGCTAAAACGATAGATTTTTGGGGGCTGCTTCTCATCACATCTGCCGTCTTTTGCTTAGTGTATGGATTAATCGAAGTCAACCAGCCTGACCTTGGATGGAGTTCACCTGAGATTTTAGCCCTTCTAGCTGGTTCTTTAATTAGCTTCATTGTCTTCATCTTAGTAGAGCTAAGATTGAAAGTACCGATGGTTAACCCTCGTATTTTTAAAAATTTGAGCTACTCAGGAGCTTGCATTGCAGCCTTTTCTTTGAGTGCTGGTGTTTATGCCCTCTTTTTCTATTTAACTCTATTATTACAGAACTATTATGGTTACACGGCTCTTGAAACAGGGATACGTTTCATTACGATTAGTGGGTTTGCGCTATTCCTTGGACCGATTTCTGGAATGCTAACCAATAAAGTAGGAACTAAACCTTTAATTAGTGGAGCTTTAGCCATTCTTTCTATTGCTGTTTTCATGATGACCGTCGTTTCTAGTGAATCAGAAACGTGGGCTGCATTAATTCCAGCATTCCTCATGGCTGGCATCGGTAATGGAATTGTGAATCCGCCAATTTCCACAACGGCGGTAGACACGGTACCAAACCGCATTGTCGGAATGGCTTCAGGTGTCAATAACGTTTCAAGGCAAATTGGAATTGCTTTTGGAACAGCATTTCTCGGCGCTATCTTATCTAATCAATATGTGAATAAAATTGAAACCAACATTAATGCCTTAAGTGAAATACCGGAAGAAGCAAAGCAGGACATCATAGACGGAGTTTCTTCTGCTGGTCCTATCGCTGGAAGTCAAGGATTACAGGGAGCTGGATCAGAAGCTTACCAAAACATGCCGGGGTTCTCTAAGATTCAAACAATCGCAGAAACCGCTTTTGTGAATAGCTTAGATCAGGTGTTTATCACCTCAGGAGTGATTCTTGCTCTTGGAGCCATTCTTAGTTTTGTATTTATTCGCAGGAAAGACTTTTCTCATAATGAAGAATAA
- a CDS encoding group-specific protein, with protein MQYVYHKVPEKMSGKWLVPLNRLKDEELLNLYKKKYYNHPERSKLLERTIPKLNCLWNDVVHFLPIHPYFVYKALNDTGVNVTSKLQFYKIPMRNLDKNQNALYLYEKETYRGPASPIEEDQIQAVTSATYKELTTLPSETKDYFDQKHNRAEPMGMFHYIPHILSLGEVEIADAEVIRWNGKPNECNKKIPPFY; from the coding sequence ATGCAGTATGTGTATCACAAAGTACCTGAAAAGATGTCAGGTAAATGGTTAGTTCCATTAAATCGCTTGAAGGATGAAGAATTACTCAATCTTTATAAGAAAAAGTATTATAATCATCCGGAGAGATCCAAGCTGCTAGAGAGGACAATACCTAAACTAAACTGTCTTTGGAACGATGTGGTTCACTTTTTACCTATTCATCCCTATTTCGTTTATAAAGCTTTAAATGATACGGGCGTCAATGTGACCAGTAAATTACAGTTTTATAAAATTCCCATGAGAAACTTAGACAAGAATCAAAATGCTTTATATTTGTACGAGAAAGAAACCTACAGAGGACCGGCATCCCCAATAGAAGAAGATCAAATTCAAGCGGTTACTTCCGCCACTTACAAGGAGCTAACAACCCTTCCCTCTGAAACGAAAGATTATTTCGATCAAAAGCATAATAGAGCTGAGCCAATGGGCATGTTTCACTATATCCCTCACATTCTAAGTTTAGGTGAAGTTGAAATCGCTGACGCTGAGGTGATTAGGTGGAATGGAAAACCAAATGAATGTAATAAAAAAATTCCCCCTTTCTATTAA